In Desulfoferula mesophila, the genomic window GTAAAGGTGGTGTAGCAGTGGGGGCTGGTGGTGAGGATCTTCTTGACGCCCTTGTCGTTGAACAGGTTGATGTTCTTCTCGGCCAGGCCCATGAACTGCTCTTCGTCGCCCATCTTGCGCAGGGCCTCGCCGCAGCAGCTTTCCTCGTTGCCGATGATGCCGAAGCTCACGCCCGCGGCGCCCAGCACCTTGACCAAGGATTTGGCGATCTGCTGGGAGCGGGGGTCGTAGGCTGAGGTACAGCACACGCTGAGGAAGTACTCCTGGCTGCCGTCGAAGCGGGGGATATCCAGGCCCTCGGTCCACTTTTCGCGCTTGTCGCGCTCCTCGGACCAGGGATTGCCCTTGGAGTGGATGGAGCCCATGATGGAGCTAAGGCTCTTGGGGGCCGCGCCGCTCTCGGCGATCATGGCCCGCATGGCCCGGATCACGTCGATGATCTTCACCTCGCGGGGACAGTTTTCCACGCACAGCTTGCAGGTGGTGCAGGCGTAGAGGATATCGTCGGACTCGAAGCCCTCCAGGCCCAACTGGCCCATCTTGATGAGCTGGCGGGTGCGGAAGGGGCTGTCCACCGCGGGCCAGGGGCAGAGCCCGGAGCACAGACCGCACTGCATGCACTGGTACAGGGTATCGCCGCCCATCAGGGCGATGGCCTCACTAACCTCCAGAAACGGCGTGGCGGGCATTCCGTGATTCTCCTTATTGTCCAAAAATCAGCAGAAGCGCCCTCCACCATGGCTGGGCGCTGGTCATGCGGGTGCTCATGATGAATAGCACCATCATTATTTAGTGTCAAGAAAATGGAACGGGGAATTTTCGATGGTTTCGCTGGGCTATGCGCTCAGTCCAGGGCGGCCTTGAAGGCGGCCAGGGCTTGGGGTATCACCGAGCGCACCACCGCCTCGGGCTCCAGGTTCATGCGCCGCTCAACCTGCTGGTAGGAGGGATAGTCCTGGGTCAGCTTCAGGGGCGATCTTCCGGCCACGGCCTTGAGCTGGTGGTAATCCCGGGCCATTTCCATGATGCTCGTCCCGCGCACCGGGCCGGGGTCCAGCCAGCCCAGGCGCGCCATCACCTCGAAGCGCACCTGATCGGCCAGAAACAAAAACACGTCCAGGGCTTCCAGCTTGGTCCTGGCCTCCAGGTCGGGATAGCGCTCGCCGGGGCCCAGTCCGCGCACCCCCAGCACCACGTCGTACAGGGCCAGGGTGCCCTCCTGCCCCAGCTCGGCCAGCTTGCACAAAACATCGTCGGGCAGCTCGGAAAGGGCGGCATCGGAGCGGGGACGATATCCCAGGCGGCGTTGCCAAGGACCAAAGGCAGCCCTGGCCGCCTTGTCGCGCCTCGCCTGCTCCAGGCTCACCAACTGTCCGCTCATTGTGCTCCTCGGCGCCTACTTGAGGTAGGCCCGCCCCTCTTCGGCCGCGGGCAGGGTCACCAGGAAGGAGGCTCCCTCGCTGCCCCGGTTGTGCACCTCCACCTGGCCGAAGTGGCGGGTGACGATCTTGTGCACGATGGACAGGCCCAGGCCCGATCCGGCGTCCTTGGTGGTGAAGAAGGGGTTGAAGATGTTGTGCACCACCTCCATGGGAATGCCGCCGCCGGTGTCGCTCACCTCCCCGGCCACGAACTGCTTGCCCTCGCGCATCACGCTGAAGCTGCGCAGGGTCAGGCGCCCGTGGTCCGGCCCCATGGCCTGTACCGCGTTGAGGATGAGGTTCAAAAACACGTGCTTTATCTGGCGGTCGTCGCAGTAAACCGGCGGCAGGCCCTGGCCCAGCTCCAGCTTCACCTCGATGTTGTTTTCCGCCAGCTCGCGTTCCAGCAACTCCAGGGACTGCTCGATGATGCTGTTGAGATCGTGCTCCTCGAAGTGGCCGCGGGCGTCCGAGGAAAAATCCAACATCTCGTTGAGGGTGCGCTCCAGGCGCGAGACCTCCTCGATGATCACGTCCAGGTAGGCGGTTATAGGCGAGTCGTCGCCCACCTTCTTGCGAATGCGCCGGGTAAAGCCGCCGATGGATACCAACGGGTTTCTTATCTCGTGGGCCACCCCGGCGGCGATCTCGCCCAAGGCGGCCAGCTTGTCCGCCTCCAAAAGGCGGTTGCGCATCTGGGCCAGCTCCTTGTTGGCGCTCTCCAGTTTGTGGTAGAGCCGCGCGGTCTCCAGGGCCAGACCGGCCAGGCTGGCCAGCATGCCCAAAAGCTTGAGGTCGCGCTCTCCAAAGGAGCGGCCACTAATGCGGTTGTTCACCAGGATGGCGCCCACCACCTTGCCCTTGGCGAACATGGGCACGGCCACGAAGGGCTCGCGCAGGTGGAGCACCTCGACCATTTCGGGATCGATCCGGGGGTCGTTTTGGGGATCGTCCACCATCACGCTGGCCCCTTTGTTGATATAAAGGGCGGTCTTGCTGTCCTGCGGGTCGAAGGGCACTTCCAGGTTGGCCAAGCGCAAATCGGTAAGCAAGGGACGATGGGGTCGCTGGTCCCGCAGGTCGCTCAGGCTTTGGGTCAGCTCCATGCGCACTTGATTGTCCGGGTCCTTGCTCATGTTGGCCACGGGGCGCATCACCCCCTTGGCTTCGTCGAGCAAGAACAGCACCACCAGGTCGTGATCCAGGCCGGCGGGATGGGTCAAGGCATCCATGACGATGAGCAGGGTGGCTTCAAAGTCCATGGTGGTCATGAGCACGGTGCTGATCTCGTACAAGGTGGCCAGGGCGCCCACCATCTCCTCGTTGCGCTGGACCAACACCTCCATGCGCTGAAAGATAAGGGCGTTCTCCAGGGCCGAGGAGATCATGGAGGCCATGGTGACCAGCAGGTTGAAGTCCTCCGCGTTGAAACGCGGCACCGCATCCTTGTCCAGCACCATTTTCTCGAACACGCATAAATGGCCGTCGTAGTTGCCCTTGAAGCTCAGGGGAACGCACAAGCCCCTGGCCCGTTCGTCGCCCTCCACTGGAACTCCGTCCCGAGTGGCGCAGTAGCGACAGTCGCCCAGGCAGTCGGCTATATCGGAGCACTCCGGGGGCACCTTGCCGAAAAGGGCCTGCAGCCGCGGAGGATCGTTGGTGGGCGCGTTGATGCACACCTTGCCCCCCTTGGCCCCCAACAACTTGGCCACCATGCCCGCCACGGTGTCCAGAAGCTGGTCCAGATCTATGGTGGAAACCGCCGCCCGGCCCAATTCGCTGATCACGTTAAGCTCGGTGATGCGCCGCTTGGCGTCGAAATAAAGGCGGTGATTGCGGATGGTGCCGGCCATCTCCCGGGAAACCATCTGCAACAGGAGCACCTCCTCGTTGTCCATCTCCCTGCCCGGCTCGAACACCAGCAGCAGAACCGCGTAGACTCGGTTGTCGTCCATCACGGGGAACATGGCCGCCAGCTCGTCTTGGCGGCACAGGGAGTCGATGGCCCGGTCGTCGGCGGGCAGCGATACGCGCACCAGTTGGGGCTCACGGTCCCGGGCCGCCCGGCCCACCGGGCCCTGGCCAAAGGGCACCTCCAGGGCCTTGCCCTCCTTGGCCTGGCGGGGCCAGACGTTGGATTGGGTCAGTTGGCTTTTGGCGGCCTCTTGCAAAAACAACACGGCCAGTCGCGACCCAAGGTGCTTGTTGATGGTGCCCAGAATGCTGTCCAGGCGCTCATGCGCCTCCACCGAGGCGTTGGCGATCTCCACCACGTGGGCCAGGACGTCGAATCTACGCTCGTGGTCCATGGTTCAGGCCCTCTGCCTCTGGCCCGCCAACTCCAGGGCCTTGCGGTATATCTCTTCGTAACGGGGCGCCACCGCCTGCCAGGAGAAGTCCTGGGCCATGGCCCGCTGCATCAGCCCCCGCCATTCCTGGGGCCTGTCGTAGGCCTGCTTGGCTCTGTCCAGGGTCTGAAGCATCGCCTCCATGGTGAAGGGCTCGAACTTGAACCCGGTGCCTTCCACGCCCGGCCGCTGGTCCACGACGGTGTCGGCCAGGCCCCCGGTGTCGCGCACCACCGGCACCACGCCGTAGCGCAGGGCCTGCATCTGATGGATGCCGCAGGGTTCGTAGCGGCTGGGCACCAGGAGCATGTCCACCCCGGCCATGATGCGGTGGGCCAGGTCTATGTCGAAGCCGATGGTCAACCCCAAACGGCCGGGATGACGCGCGGCCAGCTCGCCCAAAGCCACATGGTA contains:
- a CDS encoding (Fe-S)-binding protein; amino-acid sequence: MPATPFLEVSEAIALMGGDTLYQCMQCGLCSGLCPWPAVDSPFRTRQLIKMGQLGLEGFESDDILYACTTCKLCVENCPREVKIIDVIRAMRAMIAESGAAPKSLSSIMGSIHSKGNPWSEERDKREKWTEGLDIPRFDGSQEYFLSVCCTSAYDPRSQQIAKSLVKVLGAAGVSFGIIGNEESCCGEALRKMGDEEQFMGLAEKNINLFNDKGVKKILTTSPHCYTTFTQEYPEFGGEFEVVHYTQLLKQLLDEGKLSLGGYGKKVIYHDPCYLGRHSKVFDEPRELLGAAGAEVMEFDRNKGMALCCGGGGGRLWMEADPEQRFSTHKIREADAKGAEVVATCCPYCISMFTDSAKTENVDEKIEVKDLVEIIAEQL
- a CDS encoding GAF domain-containing protein, coding for MDHERRFDVLAHVVEIANASVEAHERLDSILGTINKHLGSRLAVLFLQEAAKSQLTQSNVWPRQAKEGKALEVPFGQGPVGRAARDREPQLVRVSLPADDRAIDSLCRQDELAAMFPVMDDNRVYAVLLLVFEPGREMDNEEVLLLQMVSREMAGTIRNHRLYFDAKRRITELNVISELGRAAVSTIDLDQLLDTVAGMVAKLLGAKGGKVCINAPTNDPPRLQALFGKVPPECSDIADCLGDCRYCATRDGVPVEGDERARGLCVPLSFKGNYDGHLCVFEKMVLDKDAVPRFNAEDFNLLVTMASMISSALENALIFQRMEVLVQRNEEMVGALATLYEISTVLMTTMDFEATLLIVMDALTHPAGLDHDLVVLFLLDEAKGVMRPVANMSKDPDNQVRMELTQSLSDLRDQRPHRPLLTDLRLANLEVPFDPQDSKTALYINKGASVMVDDPQNDPRIDPEMVEVLHLREPFVAVPMFAKGKVVGAILVNNRISGRSFGERDLKLLGMLASLAGLALETARLYHKLESANKELAQMRNRLLEADKLAALGEIAAGVAHEIRNPLVSIGGFTRRIRKKVGDDSPITAYLDVIIEEVSRLERTLNEMLDFSSDARGHFEEHDLNSIIEQSLELLERELAENNIEVKLELGQGLPPVYCDDRQIKHVFLNLILNAVQAMGPDHGRLTLRSFSVMREGKQFVAGEVSDTGGGIPMEVVHNIFNPFFTTKDAGSGLGLSIVHKIVTRHFGQVEVHNRGSEGASFLVTLPAAEEGRAYLK